One Nicotiana tomentosiformis chromosome 4, ASM39032v3, whole genome shotgun sequence genomic window carries:
- the LOC104093655 gene encoding protein CROWDED NUCLEI 3-like: protein MESMTKEDSSEKDEMGSLFDGMVLFNPSADVGQLSTVADADASASSPSTSMQLPAVSNEPLDENLFSDLTLMTPSQSLLLDEEEDETQPPSDLPALSRQSSSRRRKKAGLRIGYGRDRDYASESHPLPHIHLNEIVSASNEEQKLEEEAEEWRQQENNIPSSIPAATEQDSNGTDPDRNGNLASATPITENMDASHLNAKANSVELKFEQIRASIADKLNLAREAVMSVSAMRKESIRRRRKAVDDFNGASSRHRELEKKLDEACEAEDFETAERVSENLAFAEKEKDRLVILLRDAETYCDVVDTKMQEVLDSLIQAEEECVYLLRRFSEEAASNADSVLMNAEAMSSKDSAEWLSSVEAIEVTKFELEIQSQLVHEAKSILNESIDQSVEDDQREIDVLCMRKEELAEELRKLLALVKEKEAEIAENDALIQKVENRIDGVVSCFKEVQTSIDNNYDKLQSCLSELMVENEVLLRKKKDIDNYLSQEESRGEKIKNLSRSSADEANMYEEVAGLRKSLSMFISKSKAYRVNLAKSEERISEDVQILKQETFAARSSLQELSSTKSSIQQEVESCKQRLLFIDRRIPELEAEKKVAATTRNFKEAARLAAEGKALCIEKEEIQCKKDSTKLELKKLEDKICHTVDRLQETEVQISLKEKELAMTRFQRLILIARAARAERSAAWELGHQEEAEALMAEADAAEVEARKLQPIYNFKEEEIEDLPKLFISSELVSMLGGKQLAELAASANIVAS, encoded by the exons ATGGAATCGATGACTAAAGAGGACTCCTCGGAGAAAGACGAAATGGGTTCGCTGTTTGATGGGATGGTTCTCTTCAATCCGAGTGCAGATGTCGGGCAATTGTCCACCGTGGCCGATGCCGATGCATCAGCTTCTTCCCCATCTACATCTATGCAGCTTCCTGCTGTATCCAATGAACCCCTTGATGAGAACCTTTTCTCGGATCTCACTCTGATGACTCCCTCTCAATCTCTACTGCtcgatgaagaagaagatgaaaccCAACCTCCATCTGATCTGCCGGCGCTATCTCGGCAGAGTTCCAGTAGGAGAAGAAAAAAGGCTGGTTTAAGGATAGGATATGGCAGAGATAGAGATTATGCTTCTGAATCTCACCCCTTACCCCACATCCATCTCAATGAGATAGTATCCGCATCCAACGAAGAACAAAAGCTAGAAGAGGAAGCTGAGGAGTGGAGGCAGCAAGAAAACAATATCCCCTCTTCTATTCCTGCAGCCACAGAGCAGGATTCCAATGGCACTGACCCTGACAGAAATGGTAATTTGGCGTCGGCTACTCCTATTACGGAAAATATGGATGCTAGTCATCTAAATGCGAAAGCAAACTCTGTTGAGTTGAAATTCGAGCAAATCAGGGCCAGCATTGCAGACAAGCTTAACTTGGCGCGGGAGGCAGTAATGTCGGTCTCCGCAATGCGGAAAGAATCTATCCGTAGGAGAAGAAAAGCTGTCGACGACTTCAATGGGGCATCTTCCCGCCATAGGGAGTTGGAGAAGAAGCTGGATGAAGCTTGTGAGGCAGAGGATTTTGAGACCGCTGAAAGGGTCAGTGAAAATCTTGCTTTTGCAGAGAAGGAGAAGGATCGGTTGGTCATCCTCCTCAGAGATGCCGAGACATACTGTGATGTCGTTGACACTAAGATGCAGGAGGTTCTTGACTCACTTATTCAAGCTGAGGAGGAATGTGTTTATTTGCTAAGAAGATTTTCAGAG gAAGCTGCAAGTAATGCAGATTCGGTCCTCATGAATGCAGAAGCAATGTCTTCAAAAGACAGTGCTGAGTGGCTTTCATCAGTTGAAGCCATAGAAGTCACCAAGTTCGAATTAGAAATTCAATCCCAACTAGTTCATGAAGCTAAATCCATTTTGAATGAATCCATTGATCAATCAGTGGAGGATGACCAAAGGGAAATAGATGTTCTTTGCATGAGAAAAGAAGAATTGGCCGAAGAACTGAGGAAACTGCTTGCTTTAGTGAAAGAGAAGGAAGCAGAAATAGCAGAAAATGATGCTCTCATTCAAAAAGTTGAGAACAGGATTGATGGGGTTGTCTCTTGCTTTAAAGAGGTTCAAACAAGTATAGATAATAATTATGATAAACTGCAGTCATGCCTTTCTGAGCTAATGGTCGAGAATGAAGTTTTACTGAGAAAAAAGAAGGATATTGATAACTACCTTTCTCAAGAAGAATCCAGAGGAGAAAAGATTAAGAATCTTTCCAGGAGTTCTGCCGATGAAGCAAACATGTACGAAGAAGTTGCTGGTCTTAGAAAGAGTCTGTCGATGTTCATCTCGAAATCCAAGGCCTATAGAGTGAATCTTGCCAAAAGTGAAGAAAGGATCTCAGAGGACGTCCAAATTCTCAAACAGGAAACTTTTGCTGCAAGATCTTCACTTCAG GAGTTATCTTCAACTAAGTCAAGTATCCAGCAGGAAGTTGAATCCTGTAAGCAGCGGCTTCTTTTCATTGACAGGAGAATTCCAGAGTTGGAGGCAGAGAAGAAGGTTGCTGCTACTACAAGAAATTTTAAAGAAGCAGCACGACTAGCTGCAGAGGGTAAGGCCTTGTGCATTGAAAAGGAAGAAATACAGTGCAAAAAGGACAGCACTAAGTTAGAGCTTAAGAAGCTTGAGGATAAAATATGCCACACCGTTGATAGGCTGCAGGAAACTGAAGTGCAGATTTCATTGAAGGAAAAAGAGTTGGCTATGACTAGATTCCAGAGGCTAATTCTAATTGCTAGAGCGGCTAGAGCTGAGAGATCAGCGGCTTGGGAGTTGGGTCACCAGGAAGAAGCTGAGGCTTTAATGGCAGAGGCTGATGCTGCCGAGGTTGAAGCAAGAAAACTTCAACCAATTTATAATTTCAAGGAAGAAGAAATTGAAGATTTACCGAAACTTTTCATATCATCTGAGCTTGTATCCATGCTTGGTGGCAAGCAATTGGCAGAGTTGGCTGCTTCTGCAAATATAGTGGCATCATGA